In Aegilops tauschii subsp. strangulata cultivar AL8/78 chromosome 3, Aet v6.0, whole genome shotgun sequence, one genomic interval encodes:
- the LOC109777890 gene encoding DNA excision repair protein CSB has product MAEEDDDQRLLHSLGVTSANIDDIERKILSQAKTDPKKGDAETPGPTATGDQESSLTTPQDDAQAKLHQKLRSVQLEIDAVASTLGGAKQAAGKKSGGGGSGSADAEDNKKKKKEKVKEEENADEDAPRGGALQQALAAERLRSLKRAKVQIQREILQSGPGPSGSGNQKDKMLAMLVEDEPRRKKSLKPPGGPKKKSPTRRLKTVTYDDDDDFDTVLDGASAGFMETEREELIRKGLLTPFHKLKGFEKRVERPGTSSRQNGSAEQAEETIEASSIAKVAQAMQNMAQSRPTTKLLDAEFLPKLEAPTAPFQRLGVPLKRPGLPSSDERKNKRLKSKTKRPLPGKKWMKANSKKETLLDVADEDVGDAAASASVSENEDEVIEGSDGLPPVILEGGLRIPGSVYTQLFDYQKVGVQWLWELHCQRAGGIIGDEMGLGKTVQVLSFLGALHDSGMYKPSIVICPVTLLQQWRREASKWYPKFKVEILHDSANSSSKKGKRYSDSESDVSWDSDQEEVTRMKPAQKWDDLISRVVNSGSGLLLTTYEQLRIIREKLLDVEWGYAVLDEGHRIRNPNAEVTLVCKQLQTVHRIIMTGAPIQNKLSELWSLFDFVFPGKLGVLPVFETEFSVPITVGGYANATPLQVSTAYRCAVVLRDLIMPYLLRRMKADVNAQLPKKTEQVLFCSLTQEQRATYRAFLASSEVEQIFDGNRNSLYGIDVLRKICNHPDLLEREQAAQNPDYGNIERSGKMKVVEQVLKVWKDQGHRVLLFAQTQQMLDILENFLTARDYQYRRMDGLTPPKQRMALIDEFNNTDEIFIFILTTKVGGLGTNLTGANRVIIFDPDWNPSTDMQARERAWRIGQKRDVTVYRLITRGTIEEKVYHRQIYKHFLTNKVLKNPQQRRFFKARDMKDLFTLQDDDKNGSTETSNIFGQLSEDVNIGAPDGEERGERPSALPTSAEAEPSVDGDGKSDLRSDQADEESNILKSLFDGQGVHSAINHDAIMSANDDQKLRLEAEASQVAQRAAEALRQSRMLRSRDDFAVPTWTGRAGAAGAPTSVRRKFGSTLNTQLVSSSQPSEGSSSSSRVQSLQVGALHGKALSSAELLAKMCGTREGAASDALEHQLSLGSTSNQRPGSTENGRTSNSSSSRNMIVQPEVLIRQLCTFIQQNGGSASSTSLTEHFKNRIQPKDMLVFKNLLKEIATLQRGAGGATWVLKPEYG; this is encoded by the exons ATggcggaggaggacgacgaccagCGCCTGCTGCACAGCCTCGGCGTCACCTCCGCCAACATCGACGACATCGAGAGGAAGATCCTGTCGCAG GCGAAAACCGACCCGAAGAAGGGCGACGCCGAGACGCCGGGGCCGACCGCCACCGGTGACCAGGAGAGTAGCCTGACAACGCCTCAAGATGATGCTCAGGCCAAACTGCACCAGAAACTGCGCTCCGTGCAGCTTGAGATCGACGCTGTGGCTTCCACGCTCGGAGGGGCTAAACAAGCTGCTGGAAAGAAAAGCGGCGGCGGTGGCTCGGGTAGCGCTGATGCTGAGgataataagaagaagaagaaggagaaggtgaaggaggaggagaaTGCTGATGAAGACGCCCCTCGTGGAGGAGCCCTCCAGCAGGCGCTTGCCGCTGAGCGGCTCAGGAGCCTCAAGAGGGCTAAGGTGCAGATTCAGCGAGAGATATTGCAGTCGGGACCTGGCCCGTCCGGGTCGGGCAAccaaaaagacaagatgctggcAATGCTGGTCGAAGACGAGCCGAGGCGGAAGAAGTCACTGAAGCCGCCTGGTGGGCCTAAGAAGAAGTCGCCGACGCGTCGGTTGAAAACCGTCACCTACGATGATGACGACGACTTCGACACAGTGCTCGATGGAGCTTCTGCGGGGTTCATGGAGACT GAAAGGGAAGAGCTGATAAGGAAGGGTTTGCTGACACCGTTTCACAAGTTGAAGGGCTTTGAGAAGCGCGTTGAACGCCCTGGAACTTCTAGCAGGCAAAATGGCTCTGCAGAACAAGCCGAGGAAACCATTGAAGCTTCCAGCATTGCTAAAGTTGCTCAGGCAATGCAGAACATGGCACAAAGCCGCCCAACTACCAAATTGCTTGATGCGGAGTTCTTGCCTAAGCTGGAAGCACCGACTGCTCCGTTTCAAAGGCTTGGAGTACCTCTAAAACGCCCTGGCCTTCCCAGTTCAGATGAGCGGAAAAACAAAAGGCTAAAGAGTAAGACCAAGAGACCGTTGCCTGGCAAGAAATGGATGAAAGCCAATTCAAAGAAGGAGACATTATTGGATG TTGCAGATGAGGATGTGGGAGATGCAGCCGCATCAGCTTCTGTGTCTGAGAATGAAGATGAGGTAATAGAAGGTTCTGATGGGTTACCTCCAGTCATCCTTGAAGGTGGTTTAAGAATTCCTGGCTCAGTTTACACACAGCTGTTTGACTACCAAAAAGTGGGAGTGCAGTGGTTATGGGAGTTACATTGTCAAAGGGCTGGTGGAATAATTGGCGATGAAATGGGCTTAGGAAAGACCGTGCAGGTCTTATCATTTCTTGGTGCTTTGCATGACAGTGGTATGTACAAGCCTAGTATTGTTATCTGTCCTGTGACCCTTTTGCAACAGTGGCGAAGGGAGGCCAGTAAGTGGTATCCAAAATTCAAAGTTGAGATCTTACATGATTCTGCAAACAGTTCAAGTAAAAAGGGCAAGAGATACAGTGATTCTGAGAGTGATGTTTCTTGGGATAGCGACCAGGAAGAGGTTACACGTATGAAGCCTGCACAAAAGTGGGATGACTTGATTTCACGTGTTGTAAATTCAGGGTCAGGTTTGCTTCTGACTACATACGAGCAGCTAAGAATCATACGGGAGAAGTTGCTTGATGTAGAATGGGGATATGCTGTATTGGATGAGGGTCACCGCATAAGGAATCCTAATGCCGAAGTAACTCTCGTGTGCAAGCAATTGCAGACTGTGCACAGGATAATTATGACAGGGGCGCCTATCCAGAATAAACTTTCGGAACTGTGGTCTCTCTTTGATTTTGTGTTCCCTGGGAAATTAGGAGTCCTTCCAGTGTTTGAGACCGAGTTCTCAGTTCCAATTACTGTCGGTGGGTatgctaatgcaacaccattgcAAGTGTCCACAGCGTACAGATGTGCTGTTGTCCTGCGTGACTTGATCATGCCATATCTTCTTAGGAGAATGAAAGCTGATGTCAATGCACAGCTTCCCAAGAAAACAGAGCAGGTTCTTTTCTGTAGTTTAACTCAAGAGCAACGTGCTACTTATCGTGCATTCCTTGCTAGTTCAGAGGTGGAGCAAATATTTGATGGTAACAGAAACTCCCTTTACGGGATAGATGTCCTAAGGAAGATATGTAATCATCCTGATCTTCTTGAGAGAGAACAAGCCGCTCAGAATCCTGACTATGGGAATATTGAAAGAAGTGGGAAGATGAAAGTGGTTGAGCAAGTACTTAAAGTCTggaaagatcaaggccatcgtgTTCTTCTTTTTGCTCAGACCCAACAGATGCTTGACATTTTGGAAAACTTCTTGACTGCCCGCGACTACCAATATCGTAGAATGGATGGACTTACACCTCCAAAGCAAAGAATGGCACTCATTGATGAGTTCAATAATACAGATgaaattttcattttcattcTGACAACAAAAGTTGGTGGATTGGGTACGAATTTGACTGGTGCAAACAGGGTTATAATATTCGATCCTGACTGGAACCCTTCGACAGACATGCAG GCCAGGGAACGAGCATGGCGAATTGGGCAAAAAAGAGATGTGACAGTTTACAGGTTGATCACACGTGGGACGATAGAGGAGAAAGTCTACCATCGACAGATATACAAGCATTTTCTCACAAACAAAGTACTGAAAAACCCTCAGCAAAGGAGGTTCTTTAAAGCCAGAGACATGAAAGATTTATTCACATTGCAAGATGATGACAAGAATGGTTCAACTGAAACATCAAACATTTTTGGCCAACTGTCTGAAGATGTGAACATCGGTGCTCCAGATGGCGAGGAGCGAGGCGAGCGACCTTCAGCTTTACCGACCAGCGCAGAGGCTGAACCATCTGTTGATGGAGATGGGAAATCAGACCTTAGATCTGACCAAGCGGATGAAGAATCCAACATTTTGAAGAGTCTTTTTGATGGCCAGGGCGTTCAT AGTGCTATAAATCATGATGCCATAATGAGTGCTAACGACGATCAGAAGCTGCGGCTAGAAGCAGAGGCTTCACAGGTGGCACAAAGGGCAGCCGAGGCTTTACGCCAATCACGGATGCTCAGAAGCCGTGATGATTTTGCTGTTCCCACATGGACAGGAAGAGCTGGTGCTGCCGGGGCACCGACCTCTGTCCGCAGGAAATTTGGGTCAACACTCAACACCCAGCTGGTCAGTTCTTCGCAGCCATCAGAAGGttcaagcagcagcagcagggttCAAAGTCTTCAGGTGGGCGCTCTACATGGCAAAGCACTGTCCTCCGCCGAGCTTTTGGCTAAGATGTGTGGAACGCGAGAGGGGGCAGCTTCAGATGCACTGGAACATCAACTCAGCCTGGGCTCCACTTCCAACCAGAGACCAGGCTCGACAGAGAACGGACGCACATCTAACTCTTCTTCTAGCAGGAACATGATTGTGCAGCCTGAGGTCCTGATCCGCCAGTTGTGCACCTTCATACAACAGAATGGTGGCTCCGCCAGCTCGACGAGCTTGACGGAACATTTCAAGAACCGCATACAGCCCAAGGATATGCTGGTGTTCAAGAACCTGCTGAAGGAGATAGCAACCTTGCAAAGGGGCGCAGGCGGCGCGACGTGGGTGCTGAAACCCGAGTACGGGTAA
- the LOC109777891 gene encoding tricetin 3',4',5'-O-trimethyltransferase-like: protein MADEEACMFALQLANSAVLPMALRTAIELGLLETLVGAGGKALAPEEVAAKLPSANPDAASMVDRILRLLASYNAVSCVLEEGEDGSLSRRYGAAPVCKWLTISEDGASLAPFALLATDKMLMESWCYKKDAVLDGGNPFVKAFGMTARECNGKDMRLNRVFKEAMTHHSGIITSKFLELYTGFDGIGTLVDVGGSVGTLMHAIVSKYPSIRGINFDLPFVISHAPDYPGVQHVAGDMFEKVPSGDAIVIKWVLNGLSDQQCATLLKNCYDALPAHGKVVNLQCILPVHPDATHSAQEVISVDVSMLAYSVGGKERYLRDFEKLARGAGFAGVEATYIYANFWAIEYTK from the exons atggccgACGAGGAGGCGTGCATGTTCGCGCTGCAGCTGGCGAACTCGGCGGTCCTGCCGATGGCGCTCAGGACTGCCATCGAGCTGGGCCTGCTCGAGACCCTCGTGGGCGCCGGCGGGAAGGCGCTCGCCCCGGAGGAGGTGGCCGCGAAGCTGCCGTCCGCCAACCCGGACGCGGCGTCCATGGTGGATCGCATCCTGCGGCTGCTGGCCTCGTACAATGCCGTGTCGTGCGTgctggaggagggcgaggacgGCAGCCTCTCCCGTCGGTACGGCGCCGCGCCGGTGTGCAAGTGGCTTACCATCAGCGAGGACGGCGCCTCTCTGGCCCCGTTCGCCCTCCTTGCAACGGACAAGATGCTCATGGAGTCATG GTGCTACAAGAAGGACGCAGTCCTTGACGGAGGCAACCCGTTCGTCAAGGCCTTCGGGATGACGGCGCGTGAGTGCAACGGCAAGGACATGCGCCTGAACCGCGTCTTCAAAGAGGCCATGACGCACCACTCCGGCATCATCACCAGCAAGTTCCTCGAGCTGTACACCGGTTTTGATGGCATCGGCACCCTCGTCGACGTCGGCGGCAGCGTCGGCACCCTCATGCACGCCATCGTCTCCAAGTACCCGAGCATCAGGGGGATCAACTTCGACCTCCCCTTCGTCATCTCGCACGCGCCGGACTACCCCGGCGTGCAGCACGTGGCCGGCGACATGTTCGAGAAGGTGCCCTCCGGCGACGCCATCGTCATCAAGTGGGTCCTCAACGGCCTGAGTGACCAGCAGTGCGCGACGCTGCTCAAGAACTGCTACGACGCGCTGCCGGCGCACGGCAAGGTGGTCAACCTGCAGTGCATCCTGCCGGTGCACCCGGACGCGACGCACAGCGCGCAGGAGGTCATCAGCGTCGACGTGAGCATGCTCGCCTACAGCGTCGGTGGCAAGGAGAGATACCTGAGGGACTTCGAGAAGCTCGCCAGGGGCGCCGGGTTCGCCGGCGTCGAGGCCACCTACATCTACGCCAACTTCTGGGCCATCGAGTACACCAAGTAG